The following coding sequences are from one bacterium SCSIO 12741 window:
- a CDS encoding ParA family protein has protein sequence MGKIIAIANQKGGVGKTTTAINLGASLGVLEKKVLIVDADPQANATSGVGFDPKNIKTSIYECIINNVNPKDIILHTESPNLDVLPGHIDLVGAEIEMINLPNREKMMRMALNPIKDDYDFIIIDCSPSLGLVTVNALTAADSVLVPIQCEYFALEGLGKLLNTIKIVQNLLNKDLEVEGMLLTMYDQRLRLANQVVEEVKTHFQQLVFNTIVFRNTKLGEAPSYGETAIMFDANCKGSVNYLNLAREILQKNNLTRLSDEEKIIEVKDGE, from the coding sequence ATGGGAAAAATAATTGCAATTGCCAATCAGAAAGGTGGAGTAGGAAAAACGACCACGGCTATCAATTTGGGAGCTAGCCTGGGTGTTTTGGAGAAGAAGGTATTAATTGTAGACGCCGACCCGCAGGCTAACGCCACTTCCGGGGTAGGTTTTGATCCCAAAAACATTAAAACCAGCATTTACGAATGCATCATCAACAATGTCAATCCCAAAGACATCATTCTACACACGGAGAGCCCAAATCTTGACGTGTTGCCGGGTCACATTGATCTGGTTGGTGCTGAGATTGAAATGATCAATCTTCCAAACCGGGAAAAAATGATGCGGATGGCTTTGAATCCCATCAAAGACGATTACGACTTTATCATCATTGATTGCTCTCCATCCTTAGGACTGGTTACGGTTAATGCTTTGACCGCTGCTGATTCTGTTTTGGTTCCGATCCAATGTGAATACTTCGCTTTGGAAGGATTGGGCAAATTGCTCAATACAATCAAAATTGTACAGAACTTACTCAACAAGGACCTGGAAGTGGAAGGCATGCTGCTGACCATGTACGACCAGCGTTTACGATTGGCAAATCAGGTGGTGGAAGAGGTGAAAACGCACTTCCAACAGTTGGTGTTCAATACCATCGTATTCCGAAATACAAAATTGGGTGAAGCTCCAAGTTACGGGGAAACTGCCATCATGTTTGACGCTAACTGCAAGGGTTCGGTAAACTACCTGAACCTGGCTCGCGAAATTTTGCAGAAGAACAACTTGACTCGATTGTCGGACGAAGAGAAAATAATTGAGGTAAAGGATGGCGAATAA
- a CDS encoding NAD(P)H-dependent oxidoreductase: MITVICGTNRNNSYTRVVCEHLQKMLKMKGIPCELVDVSELPMDFYVNNEVYGNPTPEFTALLDRSISSSDKFVFVTPEYNGSFPGITKTFIDSFLPARIRGKKAALVGVSSGRAGNLRGMDHLTGVLNYLNMIVLPFKPAIAHCNHLIDLDSRTIQDAKTQSLLDDFITQLEAL; this comes from the coding sequence ATGATTACGGTAATTTGCGGAACGAACCGAAATAACAGCTATACCCGAGTGGTGTGCGAGCACCTGCAGAAGATGCTGAAAATGAAGGGTATTCCTTGCGAATTGGTGGATGTGTCTGAGCTGCCCATGGACTTTTATGTCAACAACGAGGTCTACGGAAATCCTACTCCGGAGTTCACAGCGCTGCTGGATCGAAGTATTTCTTCTTCTGACAAGTTTGTGTTTGTTACCCCGGAATACAACGGGAGCTTTCCAGGAATCACCAAGACTTTTATCGATAGCTTTCTCCCGGCTCGTATCCGTGGGAAAAAGGCTGCCTTGGTAGGTGTTTCCTCGGGTCGTGCTGGAAACCTACGAGGTATGGATCACTTGACGGGAGTGCTCAATTACCTCAATATGATCGTGTTGCCTTTTAAGCCTGCCATTGCCCATTGCAATCACCTGATTGATCTGGACAGTCGCACTATCCAGGATGCGAAAACCCAGAGCCTATTGGATGATTTTATCACCCAGCTGGAAGCCCTTTAG
- a CDS encoding DUF308 domain-containing protein: protein MSNAPKIDHCALCHYRLKDFEHGLLCKKTYTQTPFEQFCPNFKFREDIYWWNKEKISEIESKDIKVGYIWYNSIGQLLAGSIILSIVIFYTSYGVFIALSILIYMLGIALIGFGISTLYHGFKSRKRTKIRYENYLKLIQHYMTKDRSVQLEVSDLYTYKINPAESKSN from the coding sequence ATGAGCAACGCCCCTAAAATAGATCACTGTGCACTTTGTCATTACCGGTTAAAGGATTTTGAACATGGATTGCTCTGTAAGAAGACCTACACCCAAACCCCATTTGAACAGTTCTGCCCCAACTTTAAATTCAGAGAAGATATTTATTGGTGGAATAAAGAAAAGATCAGCGAAATTGAATCCAAGGACATCAAGGTGGGTTACATCTGGTACAATTCCATTGGGCAATTGCTTGCCGGGTCAATCATTTTAAGCATTGTAATCTTTTATACCAGCTATGGTGTTTTTATTGCCCTATCGATTTTGATCTATATGCTCGGAATAGCCTTAATTGGCTTCGGCATTAGTACCTTGTACCATGGTTTCAAATCCAGAAAAAGGACCAAGATCAGGTATGAAAACTACCTCAAACTAATTCAGCACTACATGACTAAGGACAGGTCCGTTCAGTTGGAAGTTTCCGATTTGTATACCTACAAGATCAACCCGGCAGAGTCGAAATCAAATTAG
- a CDS encoding GNAT family N-acetyltransferase: MDCSLWGRLKVFGLFEKEDFPKAAFLAYPDKKGPVKMLKTPPYASTCHLVMNNPGQNRVKRLSKEKKWMKEIAAFLKEHSKSIVFLAFPPEYIDFQPFLWEGLKVTPQYTYRLDLSKEVAELEKGMSPERRNDLKRATKDGVEVEAVSDINQVEILIQKTFDRKGKSFDQSFVSKVLQEFANEGNSIAFIAKYKGCFCATSFIIFNSNIAYYIFGGYDSETTHSGAGALTLWEAIKACRERGIKTFDFEGSMLPEVERYFRGFGGEITPYYLVHGSSKAMETLLKFRNPELF, from the coding sequence ATGGATTGCTCTTTATGGGGCAGGCTGAAGGTTTTTGGTTTGTTCGAAAAGGAGGACTTTCCCAAAGCTGCATTTTTAGCCTATCCTGACAAAAAGGGGCCGGTCAAAATGCTGAAAACACCACCTTATGCCTCCACGTGCCATTTGGTGATGAACAACCCGGGCCAGAATCGGGTAAAAAGACTCTCCAAGGAAAAGAAATGGATGAAGGAAATTGCGGCTTTTTTGAAAGAGCACTCGAAGTCGATCGTCTTTCTGGCATTTCCTCCTGAGTATATTGATTTTCAGCCTTTTTTGTGGGAGGGACTTAAGGTTACCCCGCAGTATACTTACAGGCTTGATTTGTCGAAGGAAGTAGCGGAGCTTGAAAAGGGGATGAGCCCTGAACGCAGAAACGATTTGAAACGGGCCACCAAAGACGGAGTGGAAGTCGAGGCTGTTTCGGATATTAACCAAGTTGAGATTCTTATTCAGAAAACTTTTGATAGAAAGGGAAAGAGTTTTGACCAATCCTTTGTCTCAAAAGTGTTGCAGGAATTTGCTAATGAGGGAAACTCCATCGCATTCATAGCCAAATACAAAGGTTGTTTTTGTGCCACCTCGTTTATAATTTTCAATTCAAATATTGCCTACTACATTTTCGGCGGTTACGATAGTGAAACTACCCATTCGGGAGCAGGCGCATTGACCCTTTGGGAAGCGATCAAGGCCTGTCGGGAAAGGGGAATAAAGACCTTTGACTTTGAAGGGAGTATGCTGCCAGAAGTGGAGCGGTATTTCAGAGGGTTTGGAGGGGAGATTACCCCGTATTATTTGGTGCATGGAAGTTCGAAGGCAATGGAGACCTTGTTGAAATTTAGAAACCCAGAACTGTTCTAA